CAGTGGCCCGTATTCGGTCCCGTTCTTGCCTTCCTGGTTAAACCCATATTTACGGGAAAGAATTTCCATGTGAGCTATGTCCCCATCAATGCCACCGTGGACGGGACTGTGAGCTCAGTTATCCCGGAAAAACTCCTGGAGGAGCTTATCAGACGCTCGGCCCACCGCGTCACCATCAACCGCTGTACCTGCCGTGAATCAGAGAAGTGTGAGCATTTTCCTGTCGAAGACGCGTGCCTGCACCTGGGCGAGGGAACCATGAACATTGACCGGCACCTTGCCACGCCGCGGACTGTTGACGAGGCGATTGCCCACACACGGAAGATGATCGGTATGGGGCTCGTACCAATGATCGGCAGGGTGCGCATGGACGATTTTTTCTATGGTGAACCCAACACGGGGAAGATGCTCACCATTTGTTACTGCTGCTCCTGCTGCTGCACCATCATGAAGTCTATGCGGTATTTTCCCAACGATGTAAAAAAATCCCTGGTCCTTTTGAAGGGGCTTCGGGTTGTCGTGGACAACGAAGCGTGCACGCGCTGCGGTGTATGTGTGGCTGAATGCTTCGCAGGAGCGCTTGCCATGGGGGATGGGGGAATTGCCTGGAATGAGTCGCTCTGTAAGGGGTGCGGCCGCTGCGTTACGGTGTGCCCCGTTAAAGCAGTGTCAATCGTCGTGGACGATATGGACCGGGCCATTGATGATATGAAAGGCCGGATAAGGGAGCGCGTCGATATCGAGTGAAGTGCCGGATCGTCAGCCCTTCATGAGCTCCACGATACGCTCGAAGTCGTCCAGTGAGTAATAGCTGATCTCGATCTTTCCCTTGGTGCCGGAATGCTTGATCTCGATCTTGGTGCCCAGGATGGCCCTGAGTTTCTCTTCCATCTTTTTGATATGGGCTTCCTTGTCTTTTTGCTGTTTGGTCTTTTTCGCCGAAGGGACGTCCTCGGTCTTTTCGTCCTTCAGGCGGTCTTCCAGGGCCCGTACCGAAAGCCCCTTTTCCAGTATCTCTTCAAAGAGACGGGGCTGCATCTCCTCGGGCGCCGAGAGCAGGACCTTTGCGTGGCCCGTGCTTATGCGCCCCTCGGAAATCGCCTGCTGGATGTCGTCGGAGAGGTTGAGGAGGCGGAGTGCGTTGGCGATGGAGGTCCGGTCCTTGCCCACCTTTTTGGCAATATCCTGCTGCTTCAGTTTGAACTTGTTGATGAGCACGCGGTAGGCCTTGGCTTCCTCCATGGGGTCCAGGTCCTCGCGCTGTATGTTCTCGATGAGTGCAATGGTGAAATTCTTTTCCTCGTCGGCCTCGATGACCACGGACCTGATCTTCAGGAGCCCTAATGACTTCACGGCACGCAGGCGGCGCTCGCCGGCCACAACAAAGTATCCCTTGTCGTGTTTCCGTACTATGATGGGCTCGATGAGGCCCACGGACTGGATGGACTCGGCCAGGCCGCTGATGGTGCTCTCGTCGAAATGGATGCGCGGCTGGTCTGGGTTGGGCGTTATCTGGTCTACGTCCAGGTCGATGATGCGGTCCTTATCCTCGATCACTGCTTTTTCCATCACGTCCACGGGGGTGGGTGATGTGGATATTATAGCCTCCAGACCTTTTCCAAGTTTGCGTTTTGTCGTAGTATTAGCCATTTTTTATTACCTCGTCAGCCAGCTTGTCATAGGTTACGCTTCCGGCGCTGGAACGGTCGTAGAGATTGATGGGTTTGCCGAAGGAAGGCGCTTCCGAGAGTCGTACGTTTCTGGGAATTATCGTTTCGAATACCTTGTTTTTAAAGAATTCACGCACGTCCGTGACCACCTGCTGGGCCAGGTTGGTGCGGGAATCGTACATGGTGAGAACAACGCCCTCGATCTTCAAAGAGCGGTTCAGGCCTTCCTGAACCATGGCGATGATGCGCAGGAGCTGGCTGAGCCCCTCCAGGGCGTAGTATTCGCACTGCAGTGGGATCATGACCGAATCGGCCGCCACGAGACTGTTAAGGGTGAGTATACCCAGGGACGGCGGACAGTCTATCAATATATAGTGAAAGTTGTCCTTGATATCCTTGAGGGCGTTTTTGAGGATAAACTCTTTTCTCTCGGCTCCCAGCAGATCAACCTGGGCACCGGAAAGATGAATGTTGCTCGGGACAAGAAAGAGACCTTCCACATCGGTGCTGAAAATGGCATCCTTTATGGGAATCTCGCCGATGAGCACTTCATAGATCGTGGATTCGATTTCTTCCGCGTTTACGCCGATACCGAACCCGGCGTTTCCCTGGGGATCGATGTCAATAATAAGGACCTTTTTGCCCTTTTCAGCCAGGTACGCAGCCAGGTTCACCGTTGTCGTTGTTTTTCCGACCCCGCCCTTTTGATTGGAAACTGAGATAACCCGTCCCATATGATGCTCCCGAAATTGAAATATGCCTCAGACACAGCGGTATTGTATACACATCCTGTACAATTGTTCAGGTTAAAATACGGCATTGTAATAGTTTGAAGTTAATCCAGTGATACCCCGTCTGGTGCATGGAGGAACATATTCGGGGAAACACCGGCAGGGTAATTATTGAATCAGAGTAATGTGAATATATAGAGATGAAGGCGTCAAATCAATGCAAGAACTTTTCTTAAAAAAAACAGGACATAATCGCTTTTTTTCCGGGAGGGTAGACGTAATTTCCCGGGAGATATTAACCCGGGAAGGCAGGAATTATTCTTGACTTCTTTTTTACCCGGGGGAAAATACCGGAATTATGAGGGACAGAGCATGCTGAAAAGAAAGATCAGGTTAATCGACCGCCGGTTCCAGCTGAAAACCACCTTTACCATTCTGGGCATTTCCATCATTGCCTTTCTCGCCATTATCGCCCTGGTGGCCATAACCGCGTCGGGAAACAACCGTAAGATAGCACGGACCGTTTCTGAGTTGAACCAGGCCGTGGAAATAGAAGACCGCATTGTCCTGACCCTGCTTACGGGGAGTGTGAATGAAAAGGCCGAAAGGGATATGCTCATCAGGGAGCACCGGGGGAGCATTGATCTCATCAGGCAGCAGTCTTCCATGCTCGACTGCTTTATCCGGCAGAATTTACTGCTCATTTCCATCATCGTGGCCGTGGTTCTTCTCCAGTCCATTGCCCTTTTCTTCTACCTGATCCGTCTGACCCATCGTATTTCCGGTCCCATTCATGTCATATCGATGCATATGAAGGATATCATGGAGGGGAGGGATCCGCAGTTCCGTGAGCTCAGGGAGAAGGATGAATTCCAGGAGTTCTATCAGAATTTTTGTGATATGGCCGAAATTATTAAGGACCAGGACTAAGAAAAGCGCCGCCGTCTTATAGAATATTTCCTGCCGTCTATTATCCTTGAAAAAACCAGAAAGAGAATAATGCCCGCCAGCATTGCCAGACCCAGGGCAATTTTCAGGAAATGGGGAATGATGCGGCTTCCTTCGGCGCTTATTATGCCAAACATGCCGTGTCTTGCCGTTGTTGACGGGAAAACCCTGATGAAGCAGAAGGTGTTGTCGCCGCCCTTGATGTCGAAGGACTGATCCGTGTCAAAACTGTCACGCGACTCGATGATGGAAAGGCCGCTGTCAAGTATGTCGATCTGGCAGGGCTCCTTTTCCGATATAAAATAAATGGTGTTATTTCCCGGTGAAAGGGGCAGCCGGTACATGCGGGAGGTTTCCCCCTGCAGTAAGGCGTCGACGATACGGCCGCTAATGTATTGTTCCCATTTTCCCGCCTGGTCTTCCAGTTTCTTCAGGAGGTGGCCGCCGGCAATGCGGTAGATGTTGAAGCGCCGAAAATCGCTGAAAAGGGTGCTGTGATAGCTGGTGTAGAGGATTTCTCC
This genomic stretch from Spirochaetae bacterium HGW-Spirochaetae-1 harbors:
- a CDS encoding chromosome partitioning protein ParA, with amino-acid sequence MGRVISVSNQKGGVGKTTTTVNLAAYLAEKGKKVLIIDIDPQGNAGFGIGVNAEEIESTIYEVLIGEIPIKDAIFSTDVEGLFLVPSNIHLSGAQVDLLGAERKEFILKNALKDIKDNFHYILIDCPPSLGILTLNSLVAADSVMIPLQCEYYALEGLSQLLRIIAMVQEGLNRSLKIEGVVLTMYDSRTNLAQQVVTDVREFFKNKVFETIIPRNVRLSEAPSFGKPINLYDRSSAGSVTYDKLADEVIKNG